The DNA window AAGGCCCAGCAGGACGCCCCGCTGATTGCGGAGCCACAGCCACACGAGATAGCCGCCACCGATCTCGCAGATGCCGGCGACCACGAAGAGCGCGACGGATTTGAGAGTGAGTTGCAGGGGCATCGATTCCACTCCTTTCGGCAAAAGACTCGTCGACGCGGGTCCTTCGTTCTTGACCGAGCGGAACGAAGATATATCTCGAAATACCAGAATGAGCTCACGACTACCCACCTCTCTGTACTCAATGCCGTGACGGGACCCGCGATCGCCCGGCCGCCACGGCTCGGCCTTTGCGGCGCTGCGCGCCGATCTCGCGGCAGACGTTTTGGCCGCCGCTCGGCAGGCTGGGCTGTACTTTTTCGTCAGCCTGCCAAAAGTCGGGGTTCTCCTTCACGATACCGGGGGGTCTTTGTGGCTGTGCACGGGGTTCGGCATCGAAGAACAATGTGTCTTCTGCCGGCTCGGTCCCAAATCAAGTAGTATGCAGGGTGCTGATATAGGAGCCTTGCGGCACCAATTTGGCGAAGGGCGAAGCAAAACCGGAAGCTCAGAGGTCAACGCGATCGATACGGATTCACTCGATGCCCACTTCGGTGACAACTCGTCGGAACCAACGGTCCTCGGTAGACTCCATCAACCTGATGTTCCGGGCGTTCTCGGACCGCACCCGGCTCCGAATCCTGAACCTCCTGAAGGACGGGGAGCTATGCGTTGCGGACCTGGTGGTCATCCTCGGAGTGGGTCAGCCCAAAGCGTCCCGCCACCTGTCCTACCTGCGGAGGGCTGGGCTCGTCGAAGTCCGCGACCATGGAGTCTGGAAGTTCTATCGGCTCGCTCCCGCCAGCACGACTTTCCACGAGCAGCTCCTCCGCTGCTTGGGGGGCTGTTTCCACGACGTCCCCGAGCTCGCCGAAGACCTGGCTCGCGCGGCGCGCCTCCGCAAAAGCGGCGGCTGTTGCACGGCGTAAAAAAATTTGAGATAAGACATATGCATAGGCGAATATCAAAA is part of the Vicinamibacteria bacterium genome and encodes:
- a CDS encoding metalloregulator ArsR/SmtB family transcription factor, which translates into the protein MFRAFSDRTRLRILNLLKDGELCVADLVVILGVGQPKASRHLSYLRRAGLVEVRDHGVWKFYRLAPASTTFHEQLLRCLGGCFHDVPELAEDLARAARLRKSGGCCTA